The sequence below is a genomic window from Flavobacterium sediminilitoris.
AAAATGTATGGTAAGTATTATCCAGTTGAAGCGGCAATTCATTTAATCGACGGATTGTCTGCGCATGGCGATCAAAGTGATTTGTTGAATTGGCTATCCGATTTGGAAGCAAAACCTCAAAAAATATTTTTGGTTCACGGAGAATCCGATGCAGCTGAAGGACTTCAATCGAAAATTGAGGAAAAACAAAAGATAGATTGTATGATTCCGTATTTGGGTCAAATTATAGAAATTTAGTAACAATTTAACCTTTTAAATTAAAAACTTTTATACTTTTGCACCATGCAATTTAGAAAAAGCACATCAATATTTTTAGCCTTTTTTATCCTGTTTTCTAATTTAGGATTGGCTTTTAATGTACATTATTGTAAAAACAAAATTGCAGGAATTTCATTAAGCACTCAAGAAAAAGAATCATGTGTTGAAGTAGTAAAATCATGCTGCATTACAAGTGAAGCTTCTAAAAATTGTTGCTTAGATGAAATTGTAAAAGTTGAAAAAAAATCAGATGATATTCTGACTAAAATTTTTCAATTTGATGTGCAACAAT
It includes:
- a CDS encoding HYC_CC_PP family protein, with product MQFRKSTSIFLAFFILFSNLGLAFNVHYCKNKIAGISLSTQEKESCVEVVKSCCITSEASKNCCLDEIVKVEKKSDDILTKIFQFDVQQYYTLNTTEVFENLKGVYFVKKESPSSYCNSNAPPFYKLYCQLVFYA